A window of the Alnus glutinosa chromosome 4, dhAlnGlut1.1, whole genome shotgun sequence genome harbors these coding sequences:
- the LOC133867359 gene encoding ras-related protein Rab7 produces the protein MSVRRRTLLKVIVLGDSGVGKTSLMNQYVHKRFSQQYKATIGADFVTKELQIDDRLVTLQIWDTAGQERFQSLGVAFYRGADCCVLVYDVNVMKSFDTLDNWHEEFLKQANPADPRTFPFILLGNKIDVDGGNSRVVSEKKAKEWCASKGNIPYFETSAKEDYNVDAAFFCIAKTALASEREQDIYFQGIPEAVSEAEPRGGCAC, from the exons ATGTCAGTGCGTAGGCGCACCTTGCTCAAGGTCATCGTTCTCGGCGACAGTGG GGTTGGCAAGACGTCGTTGATGAATCA ATATGTGCATAAGAGGTTCAGTCAGCAGTATAAAGCTACAATTGGTGCAGATTTTGTCACGAAAGAGCTCCAAATCGATGACAGGCTCGTCACTCTACAA ATATGGGACACAGCCGGGCAAGAACGGTTTCAAAGTCTTGGAGTTGCATTTTATAGAGGGGCAGATTGCTGTGTTCTAGTTTATGATGTTAACGTGATGAAATCTTTTGATACTCTTGACAACTGGCATGAGGAGTTTCTTAAACAG GCAAACCCAGCTGACCCAAGGACGTTTCCATTTATATTGCTTGGAAACAAGATTGATGTCGATGGTGGGAATAGTCGAGTG GTTTCGGAGAAGAAAGCAAAGGAGTGGTGTGCTTCAAAAGGCAACATCCCTTACTTTGAGACATCAGCAAAAGAGGATTATAATGTTGATGCTGCATTCTTCTGTATTGCCAAGACAGCTCTAGCTAGTGAGCGTGAACAGGACAT ATATTTCCAAGGCATACCAGAGGCTGTTTCGGAGGCTGAGCCCAGAGGTGGTTGTGCATGCTAA